The Mycobacterium avium subsp. avium genomic sequence CCCATACCCCGTATCCCGGCACCGAGGCGCTGCTGCCGGTGCTGGGCACCGCGCTGATCATCGGTGGCGGCGCCGTCACCGGCGGGCTCGGGCCGGGCCGGCTGCTGTGCCGCCCGGCGATGCGCGCGATCGGCCGGATCTCCTATTCCTGGTACCTGTGGCACTGGCCGGTGCTGTTGCTGATGCCCGCGCTGCTCGGCGAGCCCGCGGGGCTGCCGGCCCGGCTGAGCGCGACGGCGGTGTCGGCGGGATTGGCCGTGCTCACCCTGCATCTGGTGGAGAATCCCGGCCGCTTCGCCGCCGCGCTGCGCCGCTCGGCGAAAGTCAGCCTGGTGGTCGCGGGCGGCGCGAGTGCCGCCACCGCGTGCGCATGCCTCGTGCTGCTCAACGTGATACCCGCCCCGGTGGGGCACGGCGTGGCCGCTCCCCGCGCGAACATCATCGCGACGCCCCCGTCCAACGTCCCCGCCGTCAGCGCGCAGGAGGCCGCGGTTCGTCAGGCCTTCGCGCAGGCCCGGGTCATCCTCGCGGCCGCCGCCGGCGTGCGGGCCGTCCCGTCGAACCTGGACCCGCCGCTGGCCCAGGCACCCGCCGACAAGGCCGCGGTGTTCGTCAACGGCTGCGTGCGGTCCTGGCGCGACGTCGGCCAGAGCGAGTGCGCGACCGGCGACACCGCCTCGCCGACCACCGTGCCCCTGATCGGCGACTCGCACGCCGCCATGTGGAATCCGGCCTTCGAGCAGCTGGCCGGGCAACGGCACTGGCGGCTGGAAACCCTGGCGAAGGTGACCTGCCCACTGGCCGAGCTGCACATCGTCAGCCCGTATCTGGGCCGCGAGTACACCGAATGCGAGCAGTGGCGTGCCCAGATCATGGCCCGGATGAACGCCGACCACCCGCGGCTGGTCGTGCTGGACATGAGCCGGCGCTACGGCGCCGACTTCGGTTTCACCTCCTACGACCCGGCCTGGATCGACACCCTGGGCCGCACCGTGGCGCAGCTGCGCGGCACCGGCGCGACCGTGCTGGTGCTGGGGCCCGCGCCCGACCCGCATTCGTCGGCACCGGTCTGCCTGTCCGCTCATCTCG encodes the following:
- a CDS encoding acyltransferase family protein, yielding MERRGFRRGFRPDIEGLRAVAVIAVVLYHAGIPGIGGGYIGVDVFFVISGFLITGLLFREASTTNTVALGRFYGARARRLLPAAAIVGTVTAIGAAAVLPPLQARSVFLDGVASALYVGNYRFALRGTDYLTADAPSPFQHYWSLGVEEQFYLVWPLLIIAVAASVRRVRPLRATPRPVPYAVVLALIGAASLVAGVLWTRTSPSWAFFSLPTRAWELAAGGLVALSIQQWRRLSLRTASIAGWGGLALILLTCTQLNAHTPYPGTEALLPVLGTALIIGGGAVTGGLGPGRLLCRPAMRAIGRISYSWYLWHWPVLLLMPALLGEPAGLPARLSATAVSAGLAVLTLHLVENPGRFAAALRRSAKVSLVVAGGASAATACACLVLLNVIPAPVGHGVAAPRANIIATPPSNVPAVSAQEAAVRQAFAQARVILAAAAGVRAVPSNLDPPLAQAPADKAAVFVNGCVRSWRDVGQSECATGDTASPTTVPLIGDSHAAMWNPAFEQLAGQRHWRLETLAKVTCPLAELHIVSPYLGREYTECEQWRAQIMARMNADHPRLVVLDMSRRYGADFGFTSYDPAWIDTLGRTVAQLRGTGATVLVLGPAPDPHSSAPVCLSAHLDDVTACAPTRSAAIDGDGVAAEQAATLGNGGHYADLSDLFCTPDRCPLIVGNTLVFRDDNHVTTEYARLLAPVLGALADRALADG